The Oryza glaberrima chromosome 5, OglaRS2, whole genome shotgun sequence DNA segment CTATGTGTCCGTACGCGGCGGCAAGGAGATTAAGGAGATGTTCGAAAGCTCGAGTCGCCATCCATCCTGCCGTCTCAGTGACTTGTGTCAATTTGGGCATCGGCAAGATATCTGTTCGTTGATCTGCTGGACTGGGCTGGGCTTTAGCAGGCTCTAATCTAGTTGAATCGATGGCTCCGATCTACTCATTGACgcataataattaattaagtattaactatagaaaatttttacgaGCAATTAACTGTTCGAGAAACGTGTGCTTAACAAAGTAAATAGAAATTGACAACCTGTAGTTCCGAACACACCTTAAGAAGGTGACATGAGAATttgtctccggcggcggcggcggctgaaggTCTTCGTCGACGTCGTGGTGACGCCTCATAAACCTGGGCTTCAGCGGCGATCCGATCAGGACGCGCGGTCACCACCAGCCAGGGCACCGGGTATTTGTATCTCATTTTTGTACTATCACAAATTTCAATGAAATACTACGTGCGAAATTGCGAATGCAAATCACAACAGAGTttgtggtttggtttggttttcaGTTAACTAGCGTCAAAGTCTCACACATGCGACGTGTAATTCCAGCTGATCTTCTGTCTGTGCCAAAAGACAAGTAAAAGAAGAGATGTTCATCcgatcaatcttttttttttttaggaccaTCCGATCAATCATTCATCGCCATGCTTGCATAGATATAGTCCGACCATTGCTTTCAGTGTCACTGTTGAGCCTTTTGACAAAATGCAGGTAGCTTGTGACAGCAAGAAGTTAAATCTGGTGTTCCTCTGTCAACATCCACATCAGATGTGTGATCATGTGCACTATGCATATCACCCTTTTCTTCTTGTCTTGGTTATCCAATCAACACTTCAACTCTATCCAGATGATATAGACGACTTCTTCAGCAGCTGCTGGTCTCAGCATCTTCTTTCTTCCAGTTTCTCCGCATCACAGGAAAAATGAGAAcacatatttgcataaattcaCAGGCTTTTTCAAATTTCCATGCACCATTACTCTCAGACCACACAAATTTGCACACTGACATTAGGTAAGCATGGAGggatattctctttttttttcagcccTCTCTTGACTCATTTTCTCATAGAGTTCAGGCTTCTAAAACATCATGCTACAACAACAGCTTATTAAAGAAACAAagagaaagaaattaaaaaaaaagttgattgcTTTGATCAGCATCAAACAACAAGACCTCCTGCATTTCACTTCTGTACATTGTCAGTTACCATGAGTTTAACCACCATTCTTTGTTCGCTTCGCCGTCGATGACCTTCGCAGCGGCTTGTACAGCACGAAGCTTACATACTTGGATTGAAACCGGTGAGTGACTCCAAGAGCAAGCAGCGACTGCGATCCCCATCCTTTCTCGATATACAGGTGGTTGAGGACAACATGCTTTGGCTTCAGAGTTTGTTCTTCAGAGTTATCAGTATCACCAAGAACAGACATTACAAGCTGAGGTGGCAGTATAGGTGGCTCCTTGGCAAACTCCTCATCACCTGGGAGCTGGAGATCATAGCTGTGTTCAGGCGACGGAGGAGCGTCGAATCCTGCCACGCTGTCCAGGCTTTCTGGGATATAATCCTATTCAAAACAAAGATGTCTTCAGATAAAACCAAGAGGGaaatgcacatttttttttgcctttgcGGTTTTAGGTTCTCTCAATTTTGATTGCTAAAATCAATAATTAGCATATTCTTACTGACATGGACATCAAGGAGGTTGGCAACCTGCCCTCCCTCATCAGCCACATGAGGTAGTTCAGGGACATATTTCGGTTCCCCATCGACGATGATCCTGTAATGGTATACCCCTGATGGCAGAACTAGCAATATGGTATGGTCTTTCCCAGACTTCTCTAACACCCTCCTGACAATAAAATGCCGGATTTGTATTTTAGCATCTTATTTCTGAAATGTGGAAACAATCTGAACATGAAATTTCATTGTTAAATAGCATGTACCTTGATGTCCAGTTATCCCATGATCCTTCCACAAACACCTCATTTCCTCCTTGACTCCATGAGATCAAAGTTGGAATTCCCTTCTCCTGGGGATGGTTATTGGTGGATTCATCCGATTCATTTATCCATGAATTGTTGAAAACAGGAGAAAATTCAGTAGGTATATGCAGTGGGGCTACTGGAACCTGCAATGTGCACTTTCCTGTCAGTTCAAGCAGGACTAGCAATAATACTCAAACATGTGAGTTATTCTCACTCCCAAATAAATACAGATTAGCAACATTCTTAATATGAAAGATGGCAAAAGGTAATAGTTGCCAACTTGTTATGGCACAGTTATAGCAAACTGAAGCATGAGCTCATGACATATCTCTTCCAATATTACAGGAACTGAAACAGTTAATGATGTATTGATGTGTAACATTCCATAGGTCAAAATGAAATTGATGAGAAAGTGTGTGAAGACTGGACGCTGACTTCATTCTACAGGGAAAAGGGAGAGCAGttttaactgggactaaagactCTAAGAGTAATATATAATAACTGAAGTTGTACAAACATTTGTAATTAGACAGATCAAAATACTAGAATATATTCCTCATATGTAACTGAAGTATTCCCTGTTAATTTACTTGCAACTCATCATCTCACTAACATGTTGGTCCAGGGCTCACGTGAGATATCAGTGGCAAATAAGGGAACATGGAGTCTTGGAAACTTTCAACgctaaaaataaagaaattgcCCAAATGCAGAACAACACAGTTTTCAGGATTATGAACTAGTATTACTCCAAGAACCAGCCATTTGACCTTTGTGAATTGTAGGCAAGGCCAACCAAGAACCAAGTGATTACAATGACACGTCTTCTAAATTCATGGGCTGTCTCGGAATCAGGAGTAAACAATGCGCTCTACATGGACACATTAAAAACTTGTAGCCTTAGCACACAGTACCACCATATCTTATCAGTACCAAAACCCCTCAAAACTAGATCATGGTCTCCATGCTTTTGTAATTAACGAGGGAAATGAAAGAATCAACAGCACCAAGATTATCTAGAATAGTAGTACTCCACATACAGCCGCCACAGCTCAATTTCTATCAtataatgattaaaaaaaaggtatatgtGCCCTCTAGGGGTAAGAGGGCCAACTTGCCCACTACAGTGTGTGGAACTAATCCAAGATTCAGAGCCACCCAATCCGTTTGCAGAGAATCCAGGTGCCACCAAATCTATCAACAGTTCTTGACAGAGCCTTTTATTGCggtgaagttttttttatatagcaaCAAGGAGTCAAGAACACACTCTTTGAGAATATCGGAAAGAGATACAAGTTGCGGATTAGTTATAGATCTGTAAGCTTTAGCCCTCAGCTTCAGCTTCTGCTACCCACTAACCCTACAGTTGAAGGCTTGAAGCAAAGTGAGTTGCCATTTCAAGTTTATCAACACTGGATGGATCTTGCTGAATTCTGATGAGTGAAAGAAGTGAAGAGGattcatagaaaattcaccCCCTTTTGTGTGTGTGCGTCACAACCAAGCTCGCAAATCGCAACCAGTGCTAATGCTAAATTGCCAAGCTAATCAAACAATCTCGACAAAAAACAAGAACTCGACATCATCGAGCGAGACTAATTTAGCAAGGCACAATCGAGGAGGAAACACTCTTTTACGGTTTTACCACGCAAAAGCCACCAAGAACATCAAATCAAAAGGAagtaaaaattaataaaaattaatcacCACATCTCACCTGCGGCGTGAAGACGTAGGGCACCGGGGGAGGCAGCTCCCGCATCACGGCGTCCGGCGGCAtaagcggcggcggagcccgggCCGCTGCCCCCGCCGAGCCAGCCACTCCGGCGGCGGCCCCCGCCGCCACGTGGCcgttctcctccccttccttgcCGCTCGCGTTCCCCATACCCCGCCGCCCGGATCCCTCGCCGACCCCAACCCACAGCTACTCGCCTACTCCAGTACTCCTCCCACCTCCACCAATCAAaccaagcaagcaagcagcccaactcccaccaccaccaccaccaccagcagctcAAACCAGACACGACGAGAATGCGGACGGCGGACAGGAGGAGTGCCCCCACTCtcgcgctcctcgccggcgtggtcgccgCGAATCTCGCCTCAGCCGCCGGCCGCTTCGCCGGaggcaggggaggaggaggaggtgatatAAGAGGCAGTTTGGCACGTGGGTCACGTGACTCgcacgccgcgccacgcccgcACGCTCGCGGCGCCGGCTTTAATTTCCGGCGGATTTCCCCCGCCGTTGGATCGGCCGGGCCCGGGCCGTGTCCGCCGTCCACGTGTCACCCGTGCATGCGGTGGTCGTGGGTACAATTACGGGGTTGCCCTCCTGGTGGTCTACAGCTAGGTGtgctccgttccaaaaaaaagtttatttttcacacgTATCCCACCCGTTGCAATAAGCGACAAAAGAACTAGAATACTTTCACGTTATTAAATTGTAGTTGTAATTATTTTCTACTTTAACACTCCTCGTATATTTATATTCCTACCAAAATACTTGTATTTTAGGATGGGGAGTAGAAATAAAGTTATTTCGAGATTAACATGAGAGGTGAAAAATGGAGCTATCCTTTAATTCGTTGTCTTAGTATTAGCATCTTCTTCTAGATTGAGTGTTTTTACGAATGAAGTAATTAGTAGTCTGGATTAGGATGATGCTTTTAGTTGGTGTGTTTGCGGGGATAGCTATTcaatttagtcaaaatttttggCTTTGCGATGAGAATATTATTTTTCAAAGATTTGGATAGAGACGGCGAGAAAACAATACTAGTACTACCTTATAGATGTGGGAATTTCGCATTTCAGCAGTACTACTTCTGGATAGGGCTTGCTTTTCTCTGATTTGTTGCAGTCCTTCCGAGAGAGGTCAtgtactactagtctactactcCGTATAATAATAAAGCCAACTGCTTACTTGTACTCTATTTATCAGCTCACTCATATAGTGGTTAACTTTTCCCTATAAATATATGGTACATCTGTCTGTCTCACAGATTTTCTTGATTCCTATGCCTAAGCTgactgtaaacttacagcccgcttctcatctctctcctctcctctctcatccaccTCAGCATTCAGACTTCTTATAGCcctctattatacttgctctaagcacAGTGAATGATGACATTCATggaatgatttttctttttctcttttaaaaaaaagaacagcttTTAATCAACTTAAGTCTTAGTTTGTTTAGATTGTATTTTAAGTCTTAAGATGTAGATTGTATTTTGGTTTTTGTTAGcatgttttaaattattaaacgaTATGTTTCGtacaaaagttttctatatagaaatttctctaaaatatcaaataaaggTATCTTTTGAGTTTGTAATAATTGAaacttaaattaattatatgttatttgttttcttattttataTGCTCTTAATTTTCGTCCAACTATAGGTTACAAGTGGACATTAAGCCATCACTGTTAATACTTGGAGGTGTAAACTTTAGTAGAGTTGAACTAGTATGCTTAATAAATGACACGACCGAAAATAAATATGGATGCTCTAAATATGAAGCCGGGAAAGAATATCGTAATAAATATCATGGAGAGATTTTGTGAAGGACCTACTCGGAAGGCTTATAATTGGTTCAATTTCGGTGTAAATTATTCATGTAATTTTCTTTACTAAACTCAAAAGTCTGCTTGATTGACCGTGCATGCCTAGATCAGTCCAGGATTATACATTTGAGTCATTGTTTCGTTTATTTATATTCTTATCCGAATCACATGTTATCAAATAAAAAAccttttgtaaataaaattttatatacatgtcctTTGTGACTTAAagtaaatattgtaaaataaattatgttgaaatttttgaaattcaaaactaacttttaaaatttaatttttagcttATAAGCATAAGTATAAATGAAAAATATGAGACATTTGGATCATaatatttactactccctcagtcccataatataaataataatggGTGGATATGACAGTTATCCCTTGTATCAtggggacagagggagtataaagaaTAAAGCTTGCGTGCTTAACTGTAGGGAAAAAACCGTGCACCTTGTAACCCACTAGAAACTTAGTTATGACCCGCTTAGCTCAATGAAAATGAGGATTCAAGGGTATACTTTGATTCTATAAAAATAACAGAAAAATCAACACAGTTTGTGTCAATTATCATCATTGTTTCTACTCaatctagtactccctccatctgcttttgatagacatatttttaaatctgaaaaatttacttttgataggcatatttcaatccaaccacaTATCTTCTTACTAATGAccttctcggatttaatgcgtgatcttcattcttccacacaagattgactacatggacatcgagaaatgtaaatattaatgaatcactTGTATACGAGGGATAACTAGTAGcttgtttaaatagatgataagagCACCCACAATGATAAAGTAaagtgctctctataaaacatgtacatctcagcaatagactagattaatagtaaaccacctcaatagtatgtctacatgggtatctatagctctccaatccattgcctcgtttttctctatagactatctccaggttagtagatagctttgctctctctcttcatttaatctcttccaagtagaaaaatatactgacatggatctcttgtagatagcctatagataaccattgtgggtgtcCTAAGTAGAATTACATTGTGCCaggataaaatatgattatcaaaaatagatagagGGGGTACTAAGGACTATTTTGATTTGAAGCTAAATTGTGCCTTATCAAAttgttggcacattaattattAACATTTATAGTGTTTGATTTGCTACCAAAATACACCAATAACACACATAAGTTATAAGAAAATTGGCTCTATcaaatttatccaaattttaGTATTGTTAATATTTTACAACGTCATGCATGCTTTGCCTTCTCATTTCCTGTTCAACCATTGCTCTCCCACGTGCTGAGTAATTTCCTTCTTCTATGCCTGCTTGTTGGCTCTTTGCCTTCTACTCGCCTCCTTGTACTACTTTCGCCATTTTCGCCATGGAGCAGGTTATGGCTCCATGTTCAAGTTCATGTTAAACAGATGGAGTATGTAGGAAGTTGGAGCGTTAAACTAGCTAGTATTGCACAACATAAATAGATGGAGATGGCAAAGGGGATTCTGCTGCAAACCAGCGCCAAAATTTGAGTTATTGGCGGCAAACGCACCTGGCAAAATTTTGTTAGCAGCGCGCGAGTGAAAAATCTTTCCCGGTGACTGCGCGCGTGAACACCTGAAAAAAGTGTATGCATGCCACCAAGAATCGAACTCAGTACTGGTAGCTTCACTTTTGCATGAGATGGCCACTCAAACCAAGAGCAGGTTATGATTTGGTATGCCTCAAAATCGTATTTATTAGGGGTAAAATAGGAAGTAGGCACACTAATTAATCACTCATTGGTATGTGTAATCCTGTATAAAACATCAACAAATTaggaactggagggagtattaatttttcaaatcttCCTCAGTAGGGTAAGGAATTTATTGGCCTGCCCTTGTGTTGAAAGAATCTGTGGGACCTTTGTGGTAGTAGTACTTCCCTTGCTCATGAAGTTTACAAGGTTTATTGGTCTTTGCATGTTTGTTTTACCACCATATTAAAATAGGgtaaattagaaccatgccattataattttgtaaagtttgagatatgtcatcggtatctcaataATGAAAGTAGTAATGGtcggctgcatgcatgcaggggcAAGCAGGTCCAagatgcaaaaagaaaaaagctaAAACGTCAAGAAATATCACACAATGTTTTAAGAGCTAAAACGTCAACTAATTttaaactggagggagtatgatttaaGAACGGAAAATAACCTTGTGCTTTGGACAAAATATACACAACTGAGAGATAAATAAATGGGGGCAGTTTGGCGACCATTATTAGCAGTAACGAAGGACGATGATGATAATAACCGGAGGGAGGGGGCAGCAGGAGGACGGATTGGATAGGTAGGGCCGTGCTTATCCACTTTACACACACTGACTGATCTCTTTTTGCTTGGGGATACCGTGGATTTTCTGCGCTGTTCGGCGAGTGTGACTTTTGTGTGTTCGGTTCAGAAAACTACACGAGTTACCAGGTTTACAAACTGCGCAGTTATCACgttttcagtttttcagaaTCATGATATATGGTAACCGTGCCGTGCAGTTTTCATGATAACCACATGGTTACATCGGTAAACCCACCCCCAAACTGTTTGGTAAACCCTGGTTACAAGTGCATGATTAACTAAGTATCAAATGTTATaaaatcaaaaaataaatttatttagattttaaagaaatttgaaagtttttaatatgAAATGCATCATTTATCAGTCATACAAAATGTGGGAGTGGCCTAACAGGACAGTGCCTAAGACTAATCAAATGTCATATTGAGTGTAGAAAACATTTTATCAGTgcattaattattacaaagttgaataataagtttatttgatttttaaaagaaGAACTTCTACTTAAAAAGAATTCAGCGTCCCACGATAATTTATTACTACTCCACTAGGTCGTAGGAGGTTCAAAAGAACAAGACACAAATTGTCAAATTTTCTAGTATTATTTTAGGGAATAGGCCGAGTAGAATTTGCTATGTGTGACCATTTATTCCAACATATTTGGCTCGAAAGCCAAAATTACACGTGAAATCAACCCCACAAACAGCTTCTGTATTCAGAATCTGGATGGTCAAATTAGTATTAGCatggttttttaaataaaaaattggtTGGAAACTAAATATAATGTTAGCCTCAATAATATTGCTCCCTTTATAGCCTTATAGGTACATGCCTAATTGTAAGATAGTTTAGGATCGTGACTTATTTTGTTGTAACCTATTTCGTTTGAAAGCCAAAATTACTTTTGGAAGCAATTCCCAACAACTTGTGACATCAAAATGAAGATGATCAGATTAGCTAGCCTGTTTTTTTTAAGGGTGTGTTCAGATGCCCCTTTTTCCAACCCctcttcctcgttttccacgcgcatgcttttcaaactgctaaacggtgtgtcttttgcaaaaagtttctatacaaaaattgcttaaaaaaatcaaattaatccattttgaaaaaaaagctaatacttaattaatcacgtgctaatggaccgctccgttttctgtgaGTACTATTTTCCCGGTTGGGAACAACCAACtgcgaacacacccttaatctGGGTTGAAAATGAAATATGAAGCTAGCTTCAATAATATTGCCTCCTTTACACTTTACACAGGTATGGCCCCATTGGAATATATTTGAGATGTgatgatttattttattctaaccAATCTGGTTTGAAAGCCAAAAATACATTTGAAAGCAATCCCTAACAACTTGTGAAATCGATCTCAAATTAGTTGGTCTGTTCTGTTGTGAATTTAGGCTAAATATCAAATAGAAAGCTAACCTCAACATTTCTTCTTATTTACTAGGTAGTCTGATTGGCTGATTGGAAGGTATGTTAGGCTGCTGcttattttattacaaataatTTGGTTTGTAAGACAAAAATTGCTTGTGATGAAAGCAACCCTCAACAGCTTGTGTCATCAAAATTGGGAGATCAGTTTAGCTAGCCAgcctcaatattttttttcttgtttttatttaGTTGCAACCATCGAACTCAACCTTCTCTTAACGAATGCCACGTAAGATCAGTGGCGAGGAGTACGATGAGGGGCCAAACCATCTATTCTAAAAGCAACAAGTCACTTCATAGCAACCAAGACAAAATAGATGAATGATTTATTCATAAATAGAGGGAATGACTATTGTACAGACATCCCCCTTGTATAATATAAATAGCCCTATGATAATACTCATTGATGTGTGCTCAAAGTCTTGGAtaaaggaaaaaagaggaaaaaaaaacactagcaACACCAGTTGAAATTGTGTGTTTTTAAGGGAAATGTGGTAAATCATTTAATTTGCCAATATCCTaaaagaggttttttttttagtgaaattCATGAGACAGCTCTAGGGGGGAAGTTTTTTAGACTCTTGAGGAGATGTTCCCTCGTTTGTTCAAACATCATCCAAATAGTTGTtcaaaattctttaaaaaaatattgaccaCATTTATACAATATACAATATAAAATATTCAAAACCCAACTCACACATTAATAAATATAAAAGGACAAACTCTACATATGAAGAGTATTGGTATTATTCATATATGAATTTATCCTTTTCGTTTCTTACTGTGTAGATTggattttatatgattttttgtGGAGTGGTACATGTTAGTATACTCTAcactgctaatttttttaaagaatttttcataaccatttatgttgaatttgagagaaaaagGTATATGAGGGGATATCCTCAAATTCTCTCCACATCTCTAGGTATAACCAGTAAGATGTCTTAGGCTCTTGGAAGAGGGATGAAAAACACAGGAGAAAACGCAGGAAAAAGGTATGCTTCAGAGTGGAAAACTAAGTATGATTCAAAATACAAGAACGACTATACTTGCTTTGTTTCGATCACAGCGAAAACTTTGAGATCGAGAAAGACACAGACAGGAATGGAGCAATGAAAAATTTCTTCGGACATTCCACCTTTTTACTCCAAAGCatacttattataaaaatatataagaaagtCTCATCcctaataaataaatgaaagtaGATTTACATTCTTATTCTATTTCTAGGGGGAATGTTGAGGCAAACTTACGATGCTGACAAGCTGGTTAGGTGCCGACTTGAATTAGACATCGCTGGTTTTAGTTTAAGAATTGGGAAGATGTTAAGAACCTAGTGGAATCCACTGCGAGGGGAAGTGCTGAAGTGAAGAAAAGCCCCATTCCTTCTATAGGGATTAACCCTGCTAAGGAACAGAGCAGAGACCATCACAAATCCttacaaaaagaaagaaaagaagaacttGTTTCAAGCATGCAACCGGTAGATCTCGATGAAAAGCTGCAGCTCCTTTACAATTATGATCCGCACGAAGTCCACAAGAAAAAAGACAGTGATTTTAGTATGATTAGTAGTAACTTGCAACCGAAGCGACATTTTCCCCTGGGGTAAGAGCAAAAGAGCCACGCGATCCACCGTTGCAGAGATCAATGATCAAATGGTCTTGTGAGTTTTTTCTTAAGAACATACTCTTTCCGTAAAAGAAAACCAATTATTCtactaaaaaaatcacattccttttaggttggttttttttttgacgggagAGTATGGTCTTGTAAGTTGTGAGGCTTTCTCTTGACACATTGTACTACTGTGCATATCACAACACGCTATCCTACCGCGTCAGCATCGGACCTTTAAGCAGCAGttaattttttccttttttaatatagttAATTCCAGTATgggatgtgacatatcataCGAATCTAAATATGCATATATCTAGATTCGCAGTACTAAGATATGCCACATCTCATGttagattaacttattttttagggaagattaacttatttttaaaCGGTGGCAGTAGTGAAATTCAAATAGCTTTGATTTAAAAACACTTTCGAATTTGAgctcaaattttaaaacatttttcccGTGTAAACCGGCACGAGATAACAGATAACCGCAAAAACCAAATACTTGTATTCCTACTTGTTATTATCGATTTTCAACGATCGATGATATTTCAAACCATACCATTTTAGGGTAAAGTTGCTAATGATGTGCATATATTTAGTTTCTtgccaaattttaataaatacataataaatcctgtgaaaattttcacaatattatcaacttaccaaaattttgacaatagaTTTATTTTGACTATAATGTAAACAACCTCTAACTTATTGAGTACTACCTTCAATCTACAAGAGATTTTAGCAATACGATATATAGTAGATGGAGATAGTATAAAGCTGTGTGCATATACCGAAGCCGAGTAACGAAGAACAATGTGATATGCAGTTGCGACGCAAAGGAACACTCTATCTGCGTGGATAAGGTGGACTTGATTCGTcgatggcgacgatggcgagaCCTGCGCGGCGACAAGAGAGAGACGGAGTCAAGCGTGACAGACAGGCACAGACCACCACCTGCTCCTATTCATGGTCCTCGTTTGTGCCGTGCTTATCCTCCATTCTCTCACTGCTCCCTCCACATTTTCGTCGAGGAGACAAAATGTCCACTATTATTAAGCTTATACATATGTTTATGAGTTTAACCGTATCATTTGTTAGCTAAGAAATTGTAAGTAATACTTTTATACAAGTCCTTAATGATTCAAAAGcaaatgttataaaataaaccacgataaaaaaaaccacaaaaccaatTTTATaagtaagttttaaaatttaaattttgatttactAGCAAAAATATCTGTGCGTTGCAATAAATGAAGACAATTTTCACGATTGATAAAAACTCCGCCAATTTAAATGACAAACcgaaacaagaaaaacaaaacaatgccAAAACAAAGTTAGAAATCATATATAGCATTGAGCCTGGTTACGCTCGTTTCATGCGTCATCACACGAAGAATCTTTGGTACATCTTTCCATAGCCTCACAAATCGATCGAGTGGCTATTCCATAAGTTAACGCATGTGTATTTTGTTATACATCATGGATCAaagattgaaattttgattattcaATTAGCGAAAGTTATTTTTAACGTAGATAGAGAGCATTTGCAAAGTAACAAACTTACCACATACACATCTTAAACGATGATAATTTTAAAAAGCAAATATCTATGAGAGAAattggaagagaagaagaaagagaatagagaaaaggagaagagataAGACCAGAAGAGGATGATccggagaaaagaaaagcaaaaaaggaaAGGTAAAAAGACGTTGACGGGTGAAGGGGTACGCGCGACGCATAGTGAAAACGCACGGGACGGGGCTGCGAGATTGTGTAGGCCTGTTGGATTGGACTAGGGGAGTATATAATAGTTATTTTAGACTCACGTCGAATTAGATACAGACGAGTTATAATCAATTTAAAGATTCACCAAAATTTTGAGGGtaacattttctatttttataatagtagagatgagCATAGGTATAAATGAAATAACTAGGCTGAAGGGCGAATTATTcagtctcatcttttcgct contains these protein-coding regions:
- the LOC127775147 gene encoding SNF1-related protein kinase regulatory subunit beta-1-like isoform X4 gives rise to the protein MGNASGKEGEENGHVAAGAAAGVAGSAGAAARAPPPLMPPDAVMRELPPPVPYVFTPQEKGIPTLISWSQGGNEVFVEGSWDNWTSRVLEKSGKDHTILLVLPSGVYHYRIIVDGEPKYVPELPHVADEGGQVANLLDVHDYIPESLDSVAGFDAPPSPEHSYDLQLPGDEEFAKEPPILPPQLVMSVLGDTDNSEEQTLKPKHVVLNHLYIEKGWGSQSLLALGVTHRFQSKYVSFVLYKPLRRSSTAKRTKNGG
- the LOC127775147 gene encoding SNF1-related protein kinase regulatory subunit beta-1-like isoform X3, translating into MGNASGKEGEENGHVAAGAAAGVAGSAGAAARAPPPLMPPDAVMRELPPPVPYVFTPQEKGIPTLISWSQGGNEVFVEGSWDNWTSRRVLEKSGKDHTILLVLPSGVYHYRIIVDGEPKYVPELPHVADEGGQVANLLDVHDYIPESLDSVAGFDAPPSPEHSYDLQLPGDEEFAKEPPILPPQLVMSVLGDTDNSEEQTLKPKHVVLNHLYIEKGWGSQSLLALGVTHRFQSKYVSFVLYKPLRRSSTAKRTKNGG
- the LOC127775147 gene encoding SNF1-related protein kinase regulatory subunit beta-1-like isoform X2, with the translated sequence MGNASGKEGEENGHVAAGAAAGVAGSAGAAARAPPPLMPPDAVMRELPPPVPYVFTPQVPVAPLHIPTEFSPVFNNSWINESDESTNNHPQEKGIPTLISWSQGGNEVFVEGSWDNWTSRVLEKSGKDHTILLVLPSGVYHYRIIVDGEPKYVPELPHVADEGGQVANLLDVHDYIPESLDSVAGFDAPPSPEHSYDLQLPGDEEFAKEPPILPPQLVMSVLGDTDNSEEQTLKPKHVVLNHLYIEKGWGSQSLLALGVTHRFQSKYVSFVLYKPLRRSSTAKRTKNGG
- the LOC127775147 gene encoding SNF1-related protein kinase regulatory subunit beta-1-like isoform X1, with the protein product MGNASGKEGEENGHVAAGAAAGVAGSAGAAARAPPPLMPPDAVMRELPPPVPYVFTPQVPVAPLHIPTEFSPVFNNSWINESDESTNNHPQEKGIPTLISWSQGGNEVFVEGSWDNWTSRRVLEKSGKDHTILLVLPSGVYHYRIIVDGEPKYVPELPHVADEGGQVANLLDVHDYIPESLDSVAGFDAPPSPEHSYDLQLPGDEEFAKEPPILPPQLVMSVLGDTDNSEEQTLKPKHVVLNHLYIEKGWGSQSLLALGVTHRFQSKYVSFVLYKPLRRSSTAKRTKNGG